The nucleotide window CCCGGCGTCGGCCCAGCGGCCCGCGCGGGCCGCCCCTGCCGCGCCGACCAGGCCGGCGAGCCCGAACAGGCCGATCTGCGCCTCGGTCAGGTGCCACGGCGCGGCGGCCAGCGGGAGCGCCAGTCCGCTCCACAGCGTGCCGAACGAGGCGAACAGGAAGAACGCGACCAAGCCGCGCGAGACGAACAGCCGCTCGCGGACCAGCCCGCCCAGCGACGCCAGCGTCTCCCGGTACGAGGAACCTCCGGGGCGCGGGTCGGGTGGCAGCGTCTTCAGCACCAGCCCCGCCAGCGTCACCAGCAGGACCGCGAGCACGACGTAGACGCTGCGCCAGCCCCACGCCGTGGCCAGCGCGCCGGCCGCGACGCGTGCGCCGAGGATGCCGAGGACGACCCCGGAGGTCACCGCGCCGAGGGTGCGGCCGCGTTCGGCTGGTGGGGCGCTCGCCGCGGCGTAGGCGACGGTTGTCTGGACGACCACGGCGAACAGCCCGGCGACGGCCAGCCCGGCCAGCAGCACCCACAGCTCGGTCGCGGCCGCGGCGACGATCGTGCCCGCCGCCGTGAGGACCAGGTGTCCCGCGATGAGCCGGCGCCGGTCCTTCAGGTCGCCCAAGGGAACCAGCAGCGCCAGTCCCGCGAGGTAGCCGAGCTGGCCGGCCGCGACGAGCCAGCCCAGGTCCGCCGGCGGCACGTCCAGGTCCGCGCCGATCCCGGCGAGCGCGGGCTGAGCCGCGTAGATGCTCGCGACCGCCACCGCGCACACCGCGGCAGGCAAGGCGTTCCGGCTCATCCCGCTCCAATCAGTAGCATATTGCAACTAATCCGACCGTACGGCAGAATGGTTTCGAACAGCAACTCTTTCGGAGGTGTGGTGACCGAGGACTGGACCGACCCGAGCTGCCCGGTGGCGCGCACGCTCGACCTCGTCGGCGACCGCTGGAGCTTGCTCGTGGTGCGCGACGCCATGGACGGCGCTCGCTCGTTCACGGACTTCCAGCAGCGCACCGGGATCGCCCGCAACATCCTCACCGACCGGCTCCGCCGCCTGGTCGACCGCGGCGTCCTCGACCGGCGGACCGCGCCGTCCGGACGGCGCCAGGTCTACGTGCTGACCCCGGCCGGGCGTGACCTGTTCACGGTCGTCGTCGCCCTGCGGCAGTGGGGCGAGCGGCACGCCTTCGCCGCCGGCGAGGCGCACTCGGTGCTCGTCGACGAACACGGCGTCCCGCTGCCGCCGCTGCAGGCAAGGGGTTCGGACGGCACCCTGGCCGGCGTGGACACGACGTCGGTCCGCAAGGTCCCGCCACCGGTGTCATGAAAGGGTCGTTCATGACGTCTGACGTCATGAACGACCCTTTCATGACGTGCGGGTCAGCGGGCGACGACCTCCGGGACGGCGTGGAGCTTGCCGTCCGCGCCGGCGAGGCAGGTGGCGTTGCCCTCCTTGGCCGCGACGAACTCCGTCAGGCAGTTGGCGATGGCCGCGTGGCCGGCGGCGTTGGGGTGGAACGACTCCTGCAGCGCGTGCCCCGCGCGCTCGACGTGGCCGAGGTCGGCCAGCTGCAGCGTCAGCCGGGTGAACCACTCCGTCGCCGGGTTCGCGCCGCCGCTGCACGCCTCGTGCTTGAGGCCCGCCTTGGCCAGGTCCAGGAACCGGGCGCCGGCCTGCTGGGCGGCCGCCTTGAGCCCCGAGGACAGCACGCCGATGCCGGTCTGGGCGATCCAGCGCAGGTCCTCGGTCCGGAACGGGCAGCCGTTGAGGGTGCGCAGGTCCTCGGGCAGGTCCGGGCCGATCGGGGCCGCGTAGGACTGCAGGATCAGCTGGTAGTCCGCGGGGACGTAACCCGCCTGCGCCAGCACCGCCTTCACGTCCGAGACCGCCTTCGCCACCTTCGGCACCATCGCGTCCACTTTGGACTGCCAGGTCTGCTTCAGCGCGGTGCTGCACGGCGGGCCGCCGGCGTTGAACCACGCCTTGAAGCACTCGTTGACCTGGTTGGAGAACTTCGGCTCGTCGTTCGCGCCGACCGCGATCACCACCGCCGCCACCCGGTGGTCCTTCACCAGCGCGGCCAGCTGCTGCGCCTGCGAACCCTCGGTCCACTGCTTGGCGTCGCCGAGCGCGACCTGCTCGGCGGGCGCGCCGGAGCAGCCGAAGTTGACGTGCGCGGTGACGCCCGGGACGGCGACCTTCTCGACGAACGCGTTGGGGGAGCGGTGGCACCAGTTGCCGCCCTGGCCGTTGGTGGCCGCGGTGTACTGGCCGGCGCCCTCGCCGGACACGGTGCTGTCACCCATCGCGACGACGGTGAGCGGGCCGGTGCCCGGCGGGCCCTGCCGCGGCTGCGGCTGCCCGGGTTTGCTTTCGGAGCCGAAAAAGACGAAGAAGCCGGCCAGCAAGGCCACGCACGCGAGGACGAGGGCTCCCCAGTACCACCGAAGACGTCGCATCGCCGTCGATTCTACGGATCGCCCCGGCGGCGGACACGGTGCGTCACCGCAGCCAGGTCCGCGCCAGCCGGACGAGCGACCGCGCCAGGGTCGCCCGGTCGAGCTCCCGGTCCCGGAGCCAGTGCCGGACCTGCTCGGCCGACAGTGCCGCGAGCAGCACGTCCGCGGCGATCTCGGCGTCGGCCGCGCCGCCGGCGTCGAGCAGGTGCCGGCAGTGCTGCCGCCACAGCGCGTGCGCGCCGGTCCGGAACCGCGCCCCGGTCGTGGCGGTCTCCGACAGCAGCACGAGATCCAGCTGCCGGTCCAGCAGGTCCAGGTAGGCCTCGACGAACGCGCCGAGGCGGTCCGCGGGGTCCGCGCCGGGGCCCAGCGGCGGCGGGCCGGAGAGGATCCGCTCCTGGAGTTCGCGTTCGCGCTGGTCGAGCAGGGCCATGGCGAGGCCGCCCTTGTCGCCGAAGCGGCGGTAGAGCGTGCCTTTGCCGACCCCGGCGGCGCCCGCGACGTCGTCCATGGTCACCGCGTCGACACCGCGTTCGGCGAACAGCTGCTCGGCGGCCGCCAGGACGCGGATCCGGTTGCGGGCCGCGTCCGCCCGCTCGCGGACGGGCGCGCCGAGGAGCGGCAGCTCGGCCGGCGTTGACGAAACGGACTGCGGTCCGCTACGGTTCGAGGACATAAGCGGACTCTAGTCCGATTCTTCGCCCGGCGAAAGCCGGCACCCCTTCGAGGAGCAGGGCCATGCCCGATCTGCTGCACATTTCCGCGTCCCCCCGCGGCGAAGCGTCCGAGTCGCTGCAGCTGGCAGCTACTTTCCTGGACACCTACCGCAGCCTGCACCCGGCCGCCGACATCGACGAATGGGACCTCTGGGACGGCTCGCTCCCGGAATTCGGCCCGGCCGCGGCCCGCGCCAAGATGACCGTCTTCGGCGGCGGCACCCCGCAGGGCGAAGAGGCCGAAGCGTGGGCCGCGGCGCAGGCGGCGTTCGCGCGGTTCGACGCCGCCGACCGGATCCTGTTCAGCGTGCCGATGTGGAACTCCGGCGTGCCGTACGTGCTCAAGCAGTTCGTCGACGTCGTGTCCCAGCCCGGCTGGATCTTCGGCGTCGACCCCGCCACCGGCTACCGGCACCTCCTGGCAGGCCGCGGCAAGCGCGCCGCGGTCATCTACACGAGCGCGGTGTGGGCACCCGGCCTCGGTCCCGAGTTCGGCGCGGACTTCCAGGCGCCGTTCTTCACCGGCTGGCTCAACTGGACCGGCATCGACGACGTCACCGAGATCCGGTTCCACCCCACCCTCACCGGCGACGCCGGCGAACTCGGCCGGATCGCCCGCGAAGCCGCCCGCGACGCCGCCAAGACCTTCTGAAGGGAATCGGGTGAGCGGTCAGCCCGCCTGGGTCAGGTCCGTGGCCGCCGCCAGCTCGGCCGCGAGCTCCGCGATCGCCGGCACCGCCGGGTTGTCGTTGCCGGGCCGCCACACCAGCTCCGTCCGGGCGACGTCGCCGTCCAGGGGCACGAACGCGACGCCGGTGCGGCGCAGGCTGTGCGACGAGCGGGTCAGCCGGGTCACGCCGACGCCCGCCGCGACCAGCCCGAGCAGGCCCTGCACGGTGGCTGCCCGCTGCACCACCCGCGGCGTGAAGCCCGCGGCGGCGAAGTCGGCGTCGTAGCTGCGGTGCCACGGTTCCCAGCCGGCACGCGGGGTCAGCACCCACGGCTCGCCGGCGAGGTCGGCCAGCTTCAGCGACGGCCGCCCGGCCAGCG belongs to Amycolatopsis tolypomycina and includes:
- a CDS encoding FMN-dependent NADH-azoreductase; its protein translation is MPDLLHISASPRGEASESLQLAATFLDTYRSLHPAADIDEWDLWDGSLPEFGPAAARAKMTVFGGGTPQGEEAEAWAAAQAAFARFDAADRILFSVPMWNSGVPYVLKQFVDVVSQPGWIFGVDPATGYRHLLAGRGKRAAVIYTSAVWAPGLGPEFGADFQAPFFTGWLNWTGIDDVTEIRFHPTLTGDAGELGRIAREAARDAAKTF
- a CDS encoding TetR/AcrR family transcriptional regulator gives rise to the protein MSSNRSGPQSVSSTPAELPLLGAPVRERADAARNRIRVLAAAEQLFAERGVDAVTMDDVAGAAGVGKGTLYRRFGDKGGLAMALLDQRERELQERILSGPPPLGPGADPADRLGAFVEAYLDLLDRQLDLVLLSETATTGARFRTGAHALWRQHCRHLLDAGGAADAEIAADVLLAALSAEQVRHWLRDRELDRATLARSLVRLARTWLR
- a CDS encoding MFS transporter, with the protein product MSRNALPAAVCAVAVASIYAAQPALAGIGADLDVPPADLGWLVAAGQLGYLAGLALLVPLGDLKDRRRLIAGHLVLTAAGTIVAAAATELWVLLAGLAVAGLFAVVVQTTVAYAAASAPPAERGRTLGAVTSGVVLGILGARVAAGALATAWGWRSVYVVLAVLLVTLAGLVLKTLPPDPRPGGSSYRETLASLGGLVRERLFVSRGLVAFFLFASFGTLWSGLALPLAAAPWHLTEAQIGLFGLAGLVGAAGAARAGRWADAGFARAVTVGALALLAVSWATIGQASWSLGFVVAGVVVLDFAVQAVHVSNQHLLTAAHPDASSSVIGGYMLFYSLGSALGATATTAAFAVAGWAGSSVLGAGFALCALAAGLTGRARPAARCRCVPARPGRSRRSARRTTGGRAG
- a CDS encoding GDSL-type esterase/lipase family protein, with the translated sequence MRRLRWYWGALVLACVALLAGFFVFFGSESKPGQPQPRQGPPGTGPLTVVAMGDSTVSGEGAGQYTAATNGQGGNWCHRSPNAFVEKVAVPGVTAHVNFGCSGAPAEQVALGDAKQWTEGSQAQQLAALVKDHRVAAVVIAVGANDEPKFSNQVNECFKAWFNAGGPPCSTALKQTWQSKVDAMVPKVAKAVSDVKAVLAQAGYVPADYQLILQSYAAPIGPDLPEDLRTLNGCPFRTEDLRWIAQTGIGVLSSGLKAAAQQAGARFLDLAKAGLKHEACSGGANPATEWFTRLTLQLADLGHVERAGHALQESFHPNAAGHAAIANCLTEFVAAKEGNATCLAGADGKLHAVPEVVAR
- a CDS encoding winged helix-turn-helix transcriptional regulator; this encodes MVSNSNSFGGVVTEDWTDPSCPVARTLDLVGDRWSLLVVRDAMDGARSFTDFQQRTGIARNILTDRLRRLVDRGVLDRRTAPSGRRQVYVLTPAGRDLFTVVVALRQWGERHAFAAGEAHSVLVDEHGVPLPPLQARGSDGTLAGVDTTSVRKVPPPVS